TCATGCGTAATACGTTTGGTCACGAGGTACAGTAGACATTGACATGTTCATGCAGTACAAATAGTAATATCGACCAATGGCCTAGATAGTAATGTGTGGGCTAGTCGTCCATCTTTACATAGGTGCCCAGAGCGTCGAGGAGGCCCCCGGAGCGGCCATGGAAACCAACAATCTTGCCGCCAGCTGCGGGAAGATCGAATGGCGGACCTTCCCGCGTTCCATATGGCCCAAAGGTGCGCAGGTTGCCGATTAAAGTAAGCCTTCCCAAGAGGAAGCAACCACCAAAATTGCCAAGGTTCCCTTTGACGCCGATGAGGTATTCATCCGGCTCCAGGCAGATCTGCACATGCCAACCATAAACCAAGGGAGCTTCATCGCCGCACCACCAAACCTCCAAATAGATACAAGATAAACAAAATTCCAAAAGAAATCGATATAAGAAGCAGCACAGCATCAATTTATATCAGAGAAAATTTAATGGAGCACGTACCTCTGAGCGCTGTCCTTCGGGCTTTCCCCAGTGCCTGGTCTGCTCCTCCCGGCCGTCCCGCTCGTATAGCACTGAGATGGCGTCGACCGCGCCGGAGTGCCAGAGGACGACCTTCACGATACGGTCGACGCCCCGCACGTCCATCTCCCAGACgtctacgccgccgccgccgcaggggCCCATCTTCACGACACGTCCCTGCTTCTGCATGGCGCCGGCTTTGCCGGGACAGGTCCTCTCATGCTCCTCCCTCTCGTGGTAGACCATCTTGGCTGCACTGCAGCGGTATGGGCAGGCCACACGGACGGATTGCAGGATGCGCTCGACACCGTGGCAGCGGCTGTAGCTCGTGGGGATGAAGCAACGGCTGAAGCCCGTTTTGATGAAGCAGGAGACGCACCTCTTCTTGTCCGGGAGGTTGCCATGGCAGGTCGAACAGACCAGATGTCCTGCTGCGCACTGCGCGTACCATGCGGAGCAGACTCAAACAAGGGGTACATAGATCTACTGTAGCATGTTGAATCAACTTGTAGCACGTGCTAATAGAAGTTATAATGTACCTGGAACACTGGAGGTGCGAGGGAACTCAAAAGATTCTGTTAGAGTTTCATCTCTGCAGATATGGTGGTTCACTTCGACGGCGAGATGCAAACTATGGATGATGTCTTGATGCAGAGGAATTGTTGTGCAGTGGCGGCGGTCATATCGCTTGTAGCTGCTGGGATCGTGGAAAAGTGGCGGCGACAACACATGAATGACCTTGATGGTGGTGCTACTTGAGCACCTGGTCTTGAGCTCTGGGGTGAAAGCCTTGGTCTGCCCCGAGTTGGGTATACCTGACAATGGCGATGTTTTGAcgttgttaccttgttgaaggcattgttcggAATGTTCGGACTGATTCTTCAGAGTGAAAACTTAGATTCCAACCTTCGGTGGCTGGATCCGGTGATGGTGACACTTGAATGTCACTCCcttccttaaggcgttgctgttgaagaacctTGTCATCCGCGTGGCGTCATGAGATTGTCGGTGCAGATATGGTCATTGTTATAGTTTGCCGATCGTGATGTGATCGCTTTGgggcttttttcttttttcctcgcccacgcatagctttggtcttgtatgactttgctatttgtcgcgtgtttttgtgtgtgtgcgttgatgttggttgtgtgcatcctagctatgcagaggccgggtgtgtgctcattgtgtttgtatcttcttgatgctccattttgagtcaataaaatccaccctttatcgaaaaaaaaatGTGGGGCAGCCGAGAGCATCCGGGTCCACCTCGACGGCTATCGCCGTGGGGGCGGCCGACGTGCTCCCGCCGTGATCGTGTTGCAGCTCCGttttggtgatggtgttggtgtttGTGGGGATCATCTCCATCCGGCGCCTCCGCTTGATCGATGGTGGTCTTGTATGTAGTATTGTGCTCTACTGTGCGTGCGAGGTATTAATGGAGAACTGGGGACGAACCGGGGAGGCAGACAGTGTGGAATCTGGAGAGGCTGAGGCTCTAGCTCTTGGTGTTTCGCCTTCCACACAACGTACGGAGTACATGCATGCATGCGACACTTTTGAGTAACTAGTGGTTGGGGCGCACCTTGGTGCGCCACCTGAGCGGAAGCTCTGCGGCGCCAGATAGGTGGTGCCCTTTCCACTTTCTCGTCTATACTAAGTGATGTTATTCTGTCAGACTAAAGGTACAGTAATGTGAAGTATTGGTACATGCAAGTTCATAACTAGAAATAATGCAGGAGCAAAGAGGGATCATAAATACATCAGTTGCATGCGAATAAAATATAGATATCTTATATGAATTGCAAATACGATGAATAGTTCACAATAGGATCCATTACAGATACGGTAAGATGGTTCAAAACTCAGGCAACGGCGTCCAAAAGTAGAgccacagttgaagcatatgtaacAGGACTAAGAGAGACCGGTAGAAACCTACATGGAATGCCTTGCCTGGTATCTGAAGTAGAAGGCAAATGTCACCTTCTTTGACGTTGGTGTCACGACGAAACTCTGTCCAATTTGTTGTGATGGTGGCCTTCTTGGCAGTTCTTTCAATGAGGCAGGAAATAACGGAGACATCACCATCCGCAAGTTTCATTGGTTATGCGACATCATGTGGATGGATGTAGTCCTTGGGATATCTCTCCGTAACCCGAAAGCACTGCATCATACAGAAAGTGTATGAGAAGTAAAGGGTATTAGATCTCTGGACACACCTGGGAAGAGTAATAAATATGCAATTGTTTTTTCCAACTGTATAATTGACAACTAAGCAGACCAAAATACTACTATGGATTATGGAATCTCAAGTACTGAAATTATTGCCATGAACTGCAGACAAGAATGCCAAACATTGCACAACACATTATCTAATTAAATACTATGGCTGGTCAGTGTGTCATGTGTTAAGTTGAATTAGCATGGCATATTAACAAGTTCCGTACCTGTACTGATGGAGTCCTAGCAGCAACTCTTGTGCATTCAGGTAACGCTATATAAATTTCTTGGATCACTTtcccacctacataggaaggcttCAGGTGTCAAATGTTTGTCAGGTTAAGAGACGTGCAAACACAAGTAACAAAAGGAAAATGGACTAAACAAAACTTTACACATTCAAGTGAAGATAATCAGAAATTACCAGCTCAGACTCCAATACCAGAACCTTGTTTGCTCTTTTAAAGTTCACGGCTGAGTTGTCCTGATATATGTTGAAATTAAAATTTAGTACATCACTTTTTTATGAACTAAAGTGAAATCCATGCATGAAACCATACGGATACTGACGAGAAGGATCCGATCGGGTCAGGTCAACAGAAGTAACGACGGCTTACATATCGAGTAGGAGGTCCTCGTCCTCTTCGCCGTTGGTGATGGCAACCTCCTCGAGCCTCACGATGTCCTCTTTCTCACTGCCGGTCGGCGACGCGTG
The Triticum dicoccoides isolate Atlit2015 ecotype Zavitan chromosome 3A, WEW_v2.0, whole genome shotgun sequence genome window above contains:
- the LOC119271366 gene encoding jacalin-related lectin 19-like, which encodes MVYHEREEHERTCPGKAGAMQKQGRVVKMGPCGGGGVDVWEMDVRGVDRIVKVVLWHSGAVDAISVLYERDGREEQTRHWGKPEGQRSEICLEPDEYLIGVKGNLGNFGGCFLLGRLTLIGNLRTFGPYGTREGPPFDLPAAGGKIVGFHGRSGGLLDALGTYVKMDD